Proteins co-encoded in one Callospermophilus lateralis isolate mCalLat2 chromosome 2, mCalLat2.hap1, whole genome shotgun sequence genomic window:
- the Bbln gene encoding bublin coiled-coil protein produces MSGPNGDLGMPVEAGAEGEEDGFGEAEYAAINSMLDQINSCLDHLEEKNDHLHARLQELLESNRQTRLEFQQQLGETPGDASL; encoded by the exons ATGTCCGGCCCCAACGGGGACCTGGGCATGCCGGTGGAGGCGGGCGCGGAAGGCGAGGAGGATGGCTTCGGGGAAGCAG AGTATGCGGCCATCAACTCCATGTTGGACCAGATCAACTCCTGTCTAGACCACCTGGAGGAGAAGAATGACCACCTCCATGCCCGCCTTCAGGAGCTGCTGGAGTCCAACCGGCAGACGCGCCTTGAGTTCCAGCAGCAGCTCGGGGAGACCCCTGGTGATGCCAGCCTCTAG